From the genome of Bacteroidia bacterium:
TAAAAAAGCAGGACGAATTTATTAATAAAAATTTCAAAAAACAACCGAGCACTCTCTTTTTTTGAGGCTCAAAAATTATTTTCTCATTTCGCAGTATTTTCTAACTTTGGCAATTATTTTTTGTTAGGATATTATGATGTACAAAGATTTGAAATTTATTTTTAGTTTTTTTCTTCTTTTTGTTGGCTCGATTTTTTGCCGATCGCAAAATGCAACACCTCCGCAAGCTGCGACATGGACTTTGCAGCAGTGTATTGATTATGCGCTGAAAAATAACTTGCAAATAAAACAGAATGAGCTGAACGAGGAAGTTACTCAAGCCACTTTACTTGCCAATAAAGGAAAAATGCTACCCAACCTCAATGGCAATGCTTCACACAGTTACAATTGGGGTAAATCCATCAATCCCTACACAAACCAATTTGATAATTCCGAAGTGCAAACGGATAATTTTTCGTTAAGCAGCAGTATTACGCTTTTTAGTGGATTTCAAAATTATAATTCTGTAAAACAAAGCCAATACGATTTACTTTCGAGCAAGTACGATGTGCAAAAACAAAAAAATGATATTTCGTTGAACATTGCTTCCGATTATTTACAAATATTAATGAACGAAGAATTATTGCAACAATCCAATGATCAACTTTCCTTGATTTCAGCACAAGTAAAACGAACAAAGATTTTGGTAGATGTCGGGAATTTGCCGAAAGGAAATTTATTGGATATTCAAGCACAAGAAGCATCCGAAGAATTATCTGTAACCGATGCACAAAATCAATTAGACATTTCTTATTTAACCTTGACGCAATTGTTAGATCTTGATTCTGTTGGAGGATTTCAAATTGTGAAACCAGAACTTTCCATTCCTGCAGAAACCATTTTAACTTCTACTCCCGATCAAATTTACACCAAAGCACTTAGCTCCCAGCCAGATATTGAAAGTGCCGAAATGAAATTGAAAAGTTCTGAAACTGCTGTATCTATTGCAAAAGGCGGTATTAGTCCGCGCTTAATTTTAAGTGGCTCTATCGGATCGGGATATTCCAATGTAGCCAACAATGTTACTGGAGTAAATCTGACCGGTTACCAACCGATTGGAGTAACTACAACAGGCGTTGAAGTACTCGGACCTACTTATCAAGAAATTACCAACATCGCCCCTTTCTCTAATCAGTTTAACGACAATGTGAACAAAGCCATTGCACTACAATTAACTTTTCCTTTTTTCAATGGATTTCAAACAAAAACAACTATTGAAAAAGCAAAAATTCAACAATTAAATAATCAATATGCGTTGGAAATTACGCAAAATCAATTTCGTAAAACGATTCAACAAGCTTTCGCAGATGCAAAAGCAGCGCTGAAAAAATATTATTCTACCTTAAAAAATGTTACCTCTTTGCAAGAGGCATTCGATTATACACAAACAAAATTTAATGTAGGGATGGTCAATTCGGTAGATTACGACACCTCAAAAAATAATTTGATTAAAGCGAAATCAAATTTATTACAAGCCAAATACGATTACATTTTTAAAACCAAAGTGCTTGATTTTTACGAAGGAAAACCGCTTGTATTTTAATTCAAAAAAATAATTTTTCGGATGAAAAAAATTTTAATCTTAATCGGTATCGGCATTGCTGCGATTGCTTTTACTTTATCGCTTAAAAGTTGTTCGAACGATAATTTATTAAAAGTAACAACCGAAAAAGCGCAAAAAAGAAATATCATTGAAACTGTTTCTGCCAACGGAAAAATACAACCAGAAACAGAGGTAAAAATCAGTCCGGATGTATCAGGAGAGATTGTCGCTTTGCAAGTAAAAGAAGGCGATCAGGTAATGAAAGGCGATTTGTTATTGAAAATTCGTCCGGATATTTATGAGTCTACGCTCGATCAAATGACCGCATCTTTAAACAATGCAAAAGCCAATTTAGCCAATTCAAAAGCACGTTTAACACAAATGCAAGCGCAATTTGTAAATGCGCAAGCCATCTACGATCGCAATCAAAAATTGTTTTCTCAAGATGCTATTTCTGCATCCGATTGGGATGCTGCAAAAGCGGCTTATGCTGGCGCAAAAGCAGATGTAAGTGCAGCCGACGAAACGGTAAAAGCAGCCGAATTTAGCGTTAAAAGTTCTGCCGCTTCTGTAAATGAAGCACAAGATAATTTGATCAAAACAACCATTGTTGCGCCAGTAACTGGCACCGTTTATAATTTAGCAATTGAAAAAGGTGAGCGCGTAGTGGGGACATCTCAAATGGCAGGAACCCAAATGTTGTGCATTGCCAATCTCAATAAAATGGAAGCCAATGTGAATGTCAATGAAAATGATATCGTGCGCGTACATCTTGGAGATACTGCCTTGATTGAAGTAGATGCCTTCTTAGATCGCAAGTTTAAAGGTATTGTAACAGAAATTGCAAATTCTGCCAACACAACAGGAGTTACTGCCGATCAAGTAACTAATTTTTCAGTAAAAATTCGGATACTCGAAAAATCGTATGCGGATTTATTGGCTAAAAATGGCGGCACTCCACCTTTCCGTCCGGGAATGTCAGCAACCGTAGATATCGAAACAAAAAGTTCGAATAATGTGCTTTCCGTACCAATAGAGTCAGTTACCACCAGAAATAACAATGCGACAGCAGACGAAAAAACGGGCGACACTTCTGATAAAACAGATAATAGCAAAACGAAAAGTGCTCCAAAAACAAATGCACAAATTCAGGAATGTGTATTTGTTTTTTCCAATGGGAAAGCAAAAATGGTGAATGTAAAAACAGGAATTCAAGACAATAATTTCATTGAAATTACAGAAGGTTTGAAAGACAGCGACGAAGTGATTACAGGTCCGTACGAAAGCGTTTCCAAAGTATTAAAAGATGGAAGCTCGGTTGAAAAAGCGAGTAAAATAAATTTGTTTAAAGATACCGCTACTAAATAAAATGTCGCTCCTTCTTCATTTAGAAACAGCCACCACTGTATGTTCTGTGGCACTTTCCGAAAATGGGAAATTACTCGTGTTCGAAGAAATAAATAACGGTTATACGCATGCCGAAAACTTGACGGTTTTCATCGAAAATATTCTTCGTCAAACTCAAAAAAAAAATACAGAACTTGATGCAATCGCAGTGAGTAAAGGACCTGGTTCTTATACTGGATTGCGTATTGGCGTGGCTACTGCAAAAGGTTTGTGTTACGCACTCAACAAGCCGCTTATCGCGATAAATACACTCGAAGCTATGACAGTGGGAATAACTCCTAAAGAAGAGAACGCTTTGTATTGTCCGATGATTGATGCGCGCCGAATGGAAGTGTATTGTGCTTTATTTGATGCAAAAAACAATTGGATAAAAAATACTTCTGCCGAAATTATTTCTGAAAATTCGTTCTCAGAATTTTTATCTTCCAAAAAAATATTTTTTTATGGAGATGGCGCAGCTAAATGTAAAACAACACTTTCGCATCATAAAAATGTCGCTTTTTTAGAAACTATTTTTCCATCTGCAAAAAACATGATCGCGCTTGCACACGCAGCTTTTGACAAAAATAATTTTGAAGATTTAGCGTATTTCGAACCGTTTTATTTGAAAGAATTTGTTGCCGGTGGCACAAAATAATCGTACGAGAATTTTACAATTAAAATATTTTTTTCGATAAAATCGCGATCGATCATTGAGTTTAAAATTCCTGTCGAATCTGTGTATAAATAAGCTATTTCATGTATTTCATTTGCATTGCGATATTTTATCACATCATCCAAATTGCCTTGCTTGTTATAATGAAGATGTGTTTTTTCGTTTAAATTTCCGCTGGCATTGGAAGTATAATCATATTCCGAAACACGCCCTATAGAGTCGTATTTACAAGATGTTTCCGTACGTACCCACGTATATAAAAATGATTCGCGTTCATTTATTTTTTTCCCAAGAGCATCAAAATTAACGATGCTTTGTTTATATGATTTTTTTTCGTCGTTGAAAAAATATTTTTTCAACTGTGTTTTTGTAAGCTGTTGAAAGGTACATGAATCAAAGGAAAGAACGGTTTGTTCTTTGAGTTTAAACACATTCGGATCGATACTTCCGTTCACTTCTCTGAAATGCGTTTCCTTTACTTTTTGTCCGACAGAATCATATACAAAATACCAAGAATCATAAAAATCGCCTTCGTTACTTCTCTTTATTGATAATCGTTTCTGCGCATCGTAATAAAAATAAGTAGGAATGGTATCGAACAAATCCCTACCTCTATTCAAATTAAAATACGAATAAATCAACGCGCCATTAATCGAATCAAATTGATAATATTTTGAAAGCCCTTGATCAATAATGGGCTTACCATCTGGTTTGATAACAAGTGCCGCCGAAATGGATTTTATTTTATTTTTTTGAATGAATGTTGCATTAAAACTCGGATCACTCAAAGACATTTGAAAAGGGTTTTCAGAAATTATTTGTGCTGGAGAAATTAACACAGACAAGCAACAGAGCGTCAAAAAAATATTTTTTTTGTAATCGAGAAAAATTTTTTTCTGTTGCATAGATTATTTTTGTCTTCGCAAAAGTAGAATTATTTTTCCATCTCTTTCACCGCATTTTTCACTTCACTCACGGGTAGTTGACAAGTTTTATCTTGGCATACGTAAATCAACGTTTTACCAGAAACATATTTATCTTCCAGCAATGGCAATGTACTATTTACAAGGCTTCCGCTGATAATTTTATTCGGAATAAAATACGATTCCAATTCCTTTTGCTTCGCGATAGCATCGGAACCAACAATGGCAACTTCGTAAAAAGGCGCTGTAAAGTGCGTCATCAACAACATCCAATTGGAATAATTTTCGGGATAATCTACAATAAATGGTTTTACATTGTTCAACATTTGTTTCGATATTTCGAGGTAATGCGTATCGTCAAAATAATTTCCTAAGAAGAACAAATCCTTTGCCATGCTGGAGTTAGAAGCTGGAATCACATTGTCCGTCAATTCTGTTTTTCGAGCAATTAACGCAGCGTCTAAATCGGAAGTATAATAAAACATTCCCGTCGTTTTGTCTTGAAAATGAAGAATGCAATAATCTGCTAATTGTTTGGAAATCGTCAACCATTTTTCATCAAATGTGCATTGATAAAGACTTATAAAGGCTTCCATCGTGAATGAATAATCGTCTAAATAACCGTTTATGCTCGACTTTCCAGATTTGTATGTGTGATTTAAACCTCCATCTGGACGAAGCTGTTTTTGTAAAATAAAATTTGCATTTTTCAAAACGGCATCTAAAAACAATTTTTCTCCGAAAGCTTTGTAAGCATCTGTATAAGCCTTTAACATCAAAGCATTCCAAGAAGTCAAAGATTTATCATCCAAAGCCGGATGAATACGTTTTTCGCGTGCAATCAATAATTTATTTTTAAACTCTTGTACTTTAGTTTCTAATTTTTCAAGCGGAATTTTATGTTCTTTCGCAAAAGCTTCGTCTAATTTTTTTCGAAGCAAAATATAATTGTCTTCCTCCCAATAACCAACATTATTTACGTTGTAATAATCTGCAAACAAATTAAAATCAGTTCCAATAATTTGCTGCAATTCTACTTTCGTCCACACATAATATTTTCCTTCTTTTCCTTCTGAATCAGCATCCAAAGCGGAATAAAAAGCACCTTCCGGAGAAGTCATTTCACGTGCAATAAAAGCAAGCGTTTCGTCAACAATTTGTTTATATAGTTTTTTTTTCGTGAGCTGAAAAGCTTGCGAATAAAGCGTTACAAGCTGAGCATTGTCGTACAACATTTTTTCGAAATGCGGAATTTTCCATTGATCATCTGTTGAATAACGTGCAAATCCACCACCCACTTGATCGTAAATTCCACCTTCCGCCATTTTATCCAACGTCAGCTCAATTTGTTTCAACACATTTTTATCTTTTGTCTGCGCATAATACGAAAGCAAAAACTCATAATTATTTGGCAAAGGAAATTTCGGCGCACGATTTGGTCCACCATTTACTGTATCAAATCGAGGTATCCAACTTTTATACGCTTGCGTTAAAAAATCTAATTTAAAATTTTCGGGCTGTGAATTTTTAGAAATCAATTCACTTTTCTGAACACCTTCTGTTAATTTTTCCGCATATTCACGTATCTTTTCGGGATGTAATCGAAATGTATCCGCCAAACTGAGCAATATATTCTTCCAATCTTCTTTTCGGAAATACGTGCCTCCATAAATCGGCTTTCCATCGGGTAACGTAAAACAATTCAAAGGCCAACCGCCGCTTCCAGTCATTAATTGAACCGCATTCATATACACTTGATCAATATCCGGACGCTCTTCTCTATCCACTTTTATGCACACAAAATATTTATTCATAATGTCCGCAACAGCTGTATCTTCAAAGCTTTCGTGCTCCATCACATGGCACCAATGACACGCCGAATAACCGATACTGATAAGCATTAATTTATTTTCTTTTTTTGCTTTTGCCAAAGCGCTGTCGCCCCAAGGATACCAATCTACTGGATTATGCGCGTGTTGTAAAAGGTACGGACTGCTCTCGTGAATGAGGTGGTTGGTATATTCAAATTGCTTTGTATTCATAGTTTGAGATTTTTTTGTATGCTGACAGCTACCTAAAAATAGGACAAGTAAAGCAAAATTTAAAAAAATATTTTTAGGAACATTCATCTTGTAAAATTACGTTTTAAATATGAATGAAATTAATGAGAATGTTTCTTATTTTTGATTAGAATTTGTGATGGAACTTCTATGAAAAAAATAATCGGTACAAATACAATCAGTTATCCTGAAATTAGAAACTTTGTCGATTTACCTTTTTTAAAATACGAAATCAAAAAGAAACAAAATTTTTATAAAATTCCAGCTCATTTTTATTTTAAATGGAAAGGAAAAACCAACGACTATTTTTGGAATACTTTTAATGATTTTAACATCCACAATGTTGAATTATTTCACTTTTTTAACGCATTAAGTGTTGGAAAAACACCTTGGATTACCACTTTTGAAACTTCCCTCCCTCGTTGGGGAAATGACAAACTTATTCAAAAAGGGCTTTCTCTTATTGCCAATGATTCCTGTAAGAAAATTATAGCAATCTCTGATTCTGCTGCCAATATTCAACGACAAATAGTTGCTACCAGATTTCCTGAATTTTCAGAAATTATTGAAAGTAAATTAATGGTTTTGCATCCAACGCAAAAAAAGATAATGCAAAATTTACAAGGAAAAAACAAATCCGAAATTATACGTTTTACGTTTATCGCTTCGGATTTTACCAAAAAAGGAGGGCATGAAATAATCAAGGTATTCAACCACTTATATAATAATGGTATAAAAAATTGGAAATTGACCATTGTTTCGGAATCATTAAACGGAGACTCTACTTCCTCAGATAGTTTTAATCATGTAAAAAAAATAATTGCAAAATATCCTGATAATATCACCCTATATTTTCAATTACCAAATGATAAAATACTGGAATTATTAAGAGAAACGGATGTAGGATTATTGCCAAGCTATCAAGATACTTATGGATACTCTATCTTAGAAGCTCAAGCTTCTGGCTGCCCAACAATAACAACTGATATTCGTGCTTTCCCGGAAATAAATAATGATGAAATTGGTTGGATAATCAAAGTTCCAAAGGACGAATTCGGCAACGGTATTTACTCGAATAAAAAAGAGGCGGTGTTGTTTTCTAACGCTATCTGCGATCAGCTTTATGCTATCATTGAAAAAATTATCCAATTCCCCGAAAGCATTAAAGAGAAGGGATATAAGGCATTACAAAAAATAGATACGGTAAATTCTCCTGCAAAAAATGCGGCAATCTTAGAAGCAATTTATGACGAAATATCGGCACTTAACAAAAAATAAATTTAAACAAGCCCTAAGTCCGTCCGCAGATTTTATTTACTTTTGAGCATCCATAAATTAAAATCATGGCAAATAAATTCGGAGTGGTTGTTTTTCCAGGATCCAATTGTGATCAGGATATGTTGTACGTGTTAAAAACGGTTTTTAAACAAAACGTCGTGGCTTTGTGGCACAAAGAAACCAGTTTGCAAGGCTGCGATTTCATTATACTTCCCGGAGGTTTTTCCTACGGAGATTATTTGCGTTCTGGCGCCATCGCGCGTTTTTCGCCGATTATGGAAGAAG
Proteins encoded in this window:
- the tsaB gene encoding tRNA (adenosine(37)-N6)-threonylcarbamoyltransferase complex dimerization subunit type 1 TsaB; protein product: MSLLLHLETATTVCSVALSENGKLLVFEEINNGYTHAENLTVFIENILRQTQKKNTELDAIAVSKGPGSYTGLRIGVATAKGLCYALNKPLIAINTLEAMTVGITPKEENALYCPMIDARRMEVYCALFDAKNNWIKNTSAEIISENSFSEFLSSKKIFFYGDGAAKCKTTLSHHKNVAFLETIFPSAKNMIALAHAAFDKNNFEDLAYFEPFYLKEFVAGGTK
- a CDS encoding efflux RND transporter periplasmic adaptor subunit, whose translation is MKKILILIGIGIAAIAFTLSLKSCSNDNLLKVTTEKAQKRNIIETVSANGKIQPETEVKISPDVSGEIVALQVKEGDQVMKGDLLLKIRPDIYESTLDQMTASLNNAKANLANSKARLTQMQAQFVNAQAIYDRNQKLFSQDAISASDWDAAKAAYAGAKADVSAADETVKAAEFSVKSSAASVNEAQDNLIKTTIVAPVTGTVYNLAIEKGERVVGTSQMAGTQMLCIANLNKMEANVNVNENDIVRVHLGDTALIEVDAFLDRKFKGIVTEIANSANTTGVTADQVTNFSVKIRILEKSYADLLAKNGGTPPFRPGMSATVDIETKSSNNVLSVPIESVTTRNNNATADEKTGDTSDKTDNSKTKSAPKTNAQIQECVFVFSNGKAKMVNVKTGIQDNNFIEITEGLKDSDEVITGPYESVSKVLKDGSSVEKASKINLFKDTATK
- a CDS encoding TolC family protein; the encoded protein is MMYKDLKFIFSFFLLFVGSIFCRSQNATPPQAATWTLQQCIDYALKNNLQIKQNELNEEVTQATLLANKGKMLPNLNGNASHSYNWGKSINPYTNQFDNSEVQTDNFSLSSSITLFSGFQNYNSVKQSQYDLLSSKYDVQKQKNDISLNIASDYLQILMNEELLQQSNDQLSLISAQVKRTKILVDVGNLPKGNLLDIQAQEASEELSVTDAQNQLDISYLTLTQLLDLDSVGGFQIVKPELSIPAETILTSTPDQIYTKALSSQPDIESAEMKLKSSETAVSIAKGGISPRLILSGSIGSGYSNVANNVTGVNLTGYQPIGVTTTGVEVLGPTYQEITNIAPFSNQFNDNVNKAIALQLTFPFFNGFQTKTTIEKAKIQQLNNQYALEITQNQFRKTIQQAFADAKAALKKYYSTLKNVTSLQEAFDYTQTKFNVGMVNSVDYDTSKNNLIKAKSNLLQAKYDYIFKTKVLDFYEGKPLVF
- a CDS encoding thioredoxin domain-containing protein is translated as MNTKQFEYTNHLIHESSPYLLQHAHNPVDWYPWGDSALAKAKKENKLMLISIGYSACHWCHVMEHESFEDTAVADIMNKYFVCIKVDREERPDIDQVYMNAVQLMTGSGGWPLNCFTLPDGKPIYGGTYFRKEDWKNILLSLADTFRLHPEKIREYAEKLTEGVQKSELISKNSQPENFKLDFLTQAYKSWIPRFDTVNGGPNRAPKFPLPNNYEFLLSYYAQTKDKNVLKQIELTLDKMAEGGIYDQVGGGFARYSTDDQWKIPHFEKMLYDNAQLVTLYSQAFQLTKKKLYKQIVDETLAFIAREMTSPEGAFYSALDADSEGKEGKYYVWTKVELQQIIGTDFNLFADYYNVNNVGYWEEDNYILLRKKLDEAFAKEHKIPLEKLETKVQEFKNKLLIAREKRIHPALDDKSLTSWNALMLKAYTDAYKAFGEKLFLDAVLKNANFILQKQLRPDGGLNHTYKSGKSSINGYLDDYSFTMEAFISLYQCTFDEKWLTISKQLADYCILHFQDKTTGMFYYTSDLDAALIARKTELTDNVIPASNSSMAKDLFFLGNYFDDTHYLEISKQMLNNVKPFIVDYPENYSNWMLLMTHFTAPFYEVAIVGSDAIAKQKELESYFIPNKIISGSLVNSTLPLLEDKYVSGKTLIYVCQDKTCQLPVSEVKNAVKEMEK
- a CDS encoding glycosyltransferase family 4 protein; the protein is MKKIIGTNTISYPEIRNFVDLPFLKYEIKKKQNFYKIPAHFYFKWKGKTNDYFWNTFNDFNIHNVELFHFFNALSVGKTPWITTFETSLPRWGNDKLIQKGLSLIANDSCKKIIAISDSAANIQRQIVATRFPEFSEIIESKLMVLHPTQKKIMQNLQGKNKSEIIRFTFIASDFTKKGGHEIIKVFNHLYNNGIKNWKLTIVSESLNGDSTSSDSFNHVKKIIAKYPDNITLYFQLPNDKILELLRETDVGLLPSYQDTYGYSILEAQASGCPTITTDIRAFPEINNDEIGWIIKVPKDEFGNGIYSNKKEAVLFSNAICDQLYAIIEKIIQFPESIKEKGYKALQKIDTVNSPAKNAAILEAIYDEISALNKK